A genomic stretch from Xenopus laevis strain J_2021 chromosome 6S, Xenopus_laevis_v10.1, whole genome shotgun sequence includes:
- the gfod1.S gene encoding glucose-fructose oxidoreductase domain-containing protein 1 isoform X3, protein MMSAAHYYPKLMSIMGNVLRFLPAFVKMKQLIQEGYVGELQVCEVQVHSGSLLGKKYNWSCDDLMGGGGLHSVGSYIIDLLTFLTSQKAVKVHGLLKTFVKQTDHIKGIRQITSDDFCTFQMVLEGGVCCTVTLNFNVPGEFKQDVIVVGSAGRLIVTGIDLYGQRNSSSDRELLLKDPTPVSNSLLPEKAFSDIPSPYLRGTIKMMQAVRQAFEDQDDRRTWDGRPLTMAATFDDCLYALCVVDTIKKSNQTGEWQNIVIMTEEPELSPAYLISEAMRRSRMSLYC, encoded by the coding sequence ATGATGTCAGCCGCACACTACTACCCCAAGCTAATGAGCATCATGGGAAATGTCTTGCGGTTTCTTCCAGCTTTTGTGAAGATGAAGCAGCTAATACAGGAAGGTTATGTAGGTGAGCTTCAAGTGTGTGAGGTTCAAGTCCACAGTGGAAGTCTTCTGGGAAAGAAGTACAACTGGAGTTGTGATGATCTCATGGGTGGAGGTGGTCTGCACTCTGTTGGGAGCTATATCATTGACTTGCTGACTTTCTTAACCAGTCAGAAAGCTGTGAAAGTTCACGGACTATTGAAGACCTTTGTAAAGCAGACAGATCATATAAAAGGAATACGTCAGATTACCAGTGATGATTTTTGTACATTTCAAATGGTGCTAGAAGGAGGAGTGTGCTGCACTGTCACTCTTAACTTCAACGTCCCCGGCGAGTTCAAGCAAGATGTCATTGTTGTAGGCTCAGCTGGTCGACTTATTGTAACAGGGATAGACCTTTATGGACAAAGAAACAGCTCTTCTGACCGTGAACTGCTTTTAAAAGACCCAACCCCTGTCAGCAACTCCCTTTTACCTGAAAAGGCATTTAGTGACATTCCATCCCCATATCTTAGAGGAACTATTAAAATGATGCAGGCAGTGCGCCAGGCATTTGAAGACCAGGATGACAGGAGAACATGGGATGGTAGGCCGCTGACCATGGCTGCCACATTCGATGACTGTCTTTATGCTTTATGCGTAGTTGACACCATTAAGAAATCCAACCAGACTGGCGAATGGCAAAATATTGTCATAATGACTGAAGAACCTGAACTGAGTCCTGCATATTTAATTAGTGAAGCAATGCGCAGAAGCAGAATGTCTTTGTATTGTTAG
- the gfod1.S gene encoding glucose-fructose oxidoreductase domain-containing protein 1 isoform X2, whose translation MSPSTLHCFFSKGIGKNVICDRTATPLDAFRMMSAAHYYPKLMSIMGNVLRFLPAFVKMKQLIQEGYVGELQVCEVQVHSGSLLGKKYNWSCDDLMGGGGLHSVGSYIIDLLTFLTSQKAVKVHGLLKTFVKQTDHIKGIRQITSDDFCTFQMVLEGGVCCTVTLNFNVPGEFKQDVIVVGSAGRLIVTGIDLYGQRNSSSDRELLLKDPTPVSNSLLPEKAFSDIPSPYLRGTIKMMQAVRQAFEDQDDRRTWDGRPLTMAATFDDCLYALCVVDTIKKSNQTGEWQNIVIMTEEPELSPAYLISEAMRRSRMSLYC comes from the coding sequence GTATTGGGAAAAACGTCATTTGTGACCGAACAGCTACCCCCTTGGATGCATTTAGAATGATGTCAGCCGCACACTACTACCCCAAGCTAATGAGCATCATGGGAAATGTCTTGCGGTTTCTTCCAGCTTTTGTGAAGATGAAGCAGCTAATACAGGAAGGTTATGTAGGTGAGCTTCAAGTGTGTGAGGTTCAAGTCCACAGTGGAAGTCTTCTGGGAAAGAAGTACAACTGGAGTTGTGATGATCTCATGGGTGGAGGTGGTCTGCACTCTGTTGGGAGCTATATCATTGACTTGCTGACTTTCTTAACCAGTCAGAAAGCTGTGAAAGTTCACGGACTATTGAAGACCTTTGTAAAGCAGACAGATCATATAAAAGGAATACGTCAGATTACCAGTGATGATTTTTGTACATTTCAAATGGTGCTAGAAGGAGGAGTGTGCTGCACTGTCACTCTTAACTTCAACGTCCCCGGCGAGTTCAAGCAAGATGTCATTGTTGTAGGCTCAGCTGGTCGACTTATTGTAACAGGGATAGACCTTTATGGACAAAGAAACAGCTCTTCTGACCGTGAACTGCTTTTAAAAGACCCAACCCCTGTCAGCAACTCCCTTTTACCTGAAAAGGCATTTAGTGACATTCCATCCCCATATCTTAGAGGAACTATTAAAATGATGCAGGCAGTGCGCCAGGCATTTGAAGACCAGGATGACAGGAGAACATGGGATGGTAGGCCGCTGACCATGGCTGCCACATTCGATGACTGTCTTTATGCTTTATGCGTAGTTGACACCATTAAGAAATCCAACCAGACTGGCGAATGGCAAAATATTGTCATAATGACTGAAGAACCTGAACTGAGTCCTGCATATTTAATTAGTGAAGCAATGCGCAGAAGCAGAATGTCTTTGTATTGTTAG